The Anastrepha ludens isolate Willacy chromosome X, idAnaLude1.1, whole genome shotgun sequence genome includes a window with the following:
- the LOC128870011 gene encoding uncharacterized protein K02A2.6-like, with translation MILRGSRIVMPKALRPKLLQLAHEGHPGESAMKRRIRAKVWWPRVDREVEAYVKTCWDCLLVSQPNNPEPMKRHAFPDGPWQCVAADLLGPLPNSDYVFVLIDYYSRYQEVKFLRRITSETIITVLNEIFCRLGIPKSIRADNGRQFVSGEFRKFCDDHNITLITTPPYWPQANGEVENMNRSLVKRLKIAHNNRRDYVKEIQNFLLMYNVTPHGTTGTPPTELMFNRVIRDKIPGIQDITEGKLDSAARDLDVINKAKGKEAADKKRRAKICDIAPGDKVVLRNVVFPHKLTPTFDTLEYEIIEKKGMRSSLLAEEKPSAVT, from the coding sequence ATGATTCTTCGAGGATCTCGCATTGTCATGCCAAAAGCTCTACGACCCAAGTTGTTGCAGCTAGCACACGAAGGACATCCCGGCGAATCAGCAATGAAAAGGAGAATAAGGGCCAAAGTTTGGTGGCCACGGGTTGATAGAGAAGTAGAGGCGTACGTAAAGACTTGCTGGGACTGTTTGTTAGTCTCACAACCGAACAACCCTGAGCCCATGAAAAGACATGCCTTCCCAGATGGCCCTTGGCAGTGTGTGGCCGCAGATCTACTAGGCCCGCTGCCAAATAGTGACTATGTATTCGTACTTATTGATTACTATTCTCGTTATCAGGAAGTCAAATTCTTGAGGAGAATTACTTCGGAAACAATTATAACtgttttgaatgaaatattttgtcGATTGGGCATACCCAAATCCATTAGAGCAGACAATGGCAGGCAATTTGTCAGTGGCGAGTTTAGGAAATTCTGTGACGACCATAATATCACATTGATAACAACTCCACCATATTGGCCACAAGCCAATGGAGAGGTGGAAAACATGAACCGGTCATTGGTAAAGCGCTTAAAAATCGCCCATAACAACCGGCGAGACTACGTAAAAGAGATCCAAAACTTCCTTCTAATGTACAATGTGACCCCTCATGGTACCACCGGTACACCACCAACTGAGCTAATGTTCAACCGCGTCATTCGCGATAAAATACCTGGAATCCAAGACATTACGGAAGGCAAGCTAGATTCCGCGGCTAGAGATCTAGATGTCATTAACAAAGCAAAAGGCAAAGAGGCAGCGGATAAGAAAAGAAGAGCAAAAATATGCGATATAGCACCAGGAGATAAGGTTGTTCTACGTAATGTCGTTTTTCCCCACAAGCTTACACCGACTTTCGACACGCTCGaatatgaaattattgaaaaaaagggaATGAGGTCATCATTGCTGGCGGAGGAAAAACCTTCCGCCGTAACATAA